The following proteins are encoded in a genomic region of Lolium rigidum isolate FL_2022 unplaced genomic scaffold, APGP_CSIRO_Lrig_0.1 contig_58132_1, whole genome shotgun sequence:
- the LOC124681875 gene encoding MEIOTIC F-BOX protein MOF-like — translation MRFFLSLQTVGHPFVLRHAPPLAVEVMARTMGPSGKRPAGNADRLSDLPDGLIHYIMSFLTVREAVQTCMLSRRWEDLWCSMPFISIDEQDFRPSAIGLGSEYLDDDYDDEFEDDIDYTRFEDFVTNLLMFHSAPTLDSFRFHAVCHAVSHREIKFINSWLCRCIKRCPKVVEIHSTGDCKLPRFGSGSSRLSRLHLTGITLDRTFARQLPCSSYPVLEDLELKRCKLDDDAEIASCTLKNLTIEDCTTSNPSALTIKAPSLTYLQLFITAFGQNWHAVTVDEMPFLVKATIRLKHSTAILPCKLLYSLIYVRDLELTGLRTLDNLHIGSGTFPVFHNLRSLLLDKCDLSDNCDILGSFLNNAPCLEKLTLQLCELPEGSNKSKGGGNMEKTSLEYQDTASFQCPSLKWTEIKYRDDDDVQKLFNLILGVWRNLQKTGLVIKKASRSYSML, via the exons ATGCGATTTTTTTTGTCATTACAGACTGTTGGCCATCCTTTTGTGTTGCGCCACGCTCCGCCACTGGCTGTAG AGGTGATGGCACGGACGATGGGCCCCTCCGGCAAACGGCCCGCTGGCAACGCCGACAGGTTAAGTGATCTCCCTGATGGTCTCATCCACTATATCATGTCGTTCCTCACGGTCCGGGAGGCCGTGCAGACGTGCATGCTGTCACGGCGGTGGGAGGACCTATGGTGCTCCATGCCTTTCATCAGCATCGATGAGCAGGACTTCCGCCCCTCCGCAATCGGGCTGGGATCAGAGTATTTGGACGACGACTATGATGATGAGTTTGAGGATGACATTGACTACACTAGGTTTGAGGATTTCGTCACCAATCTGCTCATGTTTCACAGcgcaccaacattggatagcttCCGGTTCCATGCCGTTTGCCATGCCGTTTCTCATCGTGAGATCAAGTTTATCAACTCATGGCTATGCCGTTGCATCAAGCGATgccccaaagtggtggagatccaTTCGACCGGCGATTGTAAATTACCACGTTTTGGTTCCGGTTCTTCACGCCTAAGCAGGCTGCATCTTACAGGGATTACTCTGGATAGAACTTTTGCACGGCAACTTCCTTGTTCTAGCTACCCGGTCCTGGAGGATTTGGAGCTCAAGCGCTGCAAGCTTGATGATGATGCGGAAATTGCATCTTGCACACTCAAGAATTTAACCATCGAGGATTGTACAACTTCCAATCCCAGTGCGTTGACTATCAAAGCTCCGTCTCTTACTTACTTGCAGCTGTTCATTACTGCTTTTGGTCAAAACTGGCATGCTGTTACAGTAGACGAGATGCCGTTCCTCGTCAAAGCCACCATTCGCTTGAAACACTCCACAGCGATACTGCCATGCAAGCTTCTCTACAGCCTAATTTATGTCAGAGATTTAGAACTGACTGGTCTTCGAACGCTG GATAATTTACACATTGGATCGGGTACTTTCCCAGTGTTCCATAATTTGAGAAGCTTACTGCTCGACAAATGTGATCTGAGTGACAACTGTGATATACTGGGAAGCTTTCTGAACAATGCCCCTTGTTTAGAGAAGCTTACTCTGCAACTATGTGAG CTTCCAGAAGGTTCTAACAAAAGCAAAGGAGGAGGAAACATGGAGAAGACATCTCTAGAATATCAGGACACGGCATCTTTCCAGTGCCCAAGCCTGAAGTGGACTGAAATCAAATACCGAGACGACGACGATGTTCAGAAATTGTTTAACCTTATACTTGGCGTTTGGAGAAACCTGCAGAAGACTGGTCTTGTGATTAAGAAGGCTTCAAGAAGTTACTCTATGCTGTGA